The Streptomyces sp. ALI-76-A nucleotide sequence CCTTGGCGGCGGCGTACAGCTCGTTGTTGTCGTAGCCGCGCAGGCGGGCGATCTCGTTCTTGATCTGGCGCAGGTGGCGGACGGCCTCGACGACGTTGCCGGTGCCGGCCTCGCCCTTGGAGCGGATCATCGCGGCGCCCTCGGCGATCCGGCGCAGGGCCTCGCCCAGGTTGGTGGCACCGCAGACGAAGGGGGTGGTGAACGCCCACTTGTCGGAGTGGTTGACCTCGTCGGCCGGGGTCAGGACCTCGGACTCGTCGATGTAGTCGACGCCGAGGGACTGCAGGACCTGCGCCTCGACGAAGTGGCCGATGCGGGACTTGGCCATGACCGGGATCGAGACGGCCTCGATGATCTCTTCGATCATGGTGGGGTCGGACATCCGGGCCACGCCGCCGTCCTTGCGGATGTCGGCGGGCACGCGCTCCAGGGCCATGACGGCGACGGCGCCCGCGTCCTCGGCGATCTTCGCCTGTTCGGCGTTGACGACGTCCATGATCACGCCGCCCTTGAGCTGCTCGGCCATGCCGCGCTTCACGCGAGCGGTGCCGGTCTCGGGAGCCTGGTTGTCGGAAAGCGTGCTGGACACGGTGACCTCACTGAAGGGAAAGAGGGTTGCTGCACTCCGAGGAAACGGGAGGGGACCAGGCCACAGCAAGGGCCAATGAGGAGCCGGTGGCTCGTTTTCCGGCCGGGGCGCCTACCCGGCCCGGTCCACCAGGGCCGCGGGCGGCTCGTCGTCCATCTCGAACGCGAGCGGGAACGGCGCGTGTCCGGCCAGCCGGAACCAGCGCACCTTGCGGTGCCGGCGCAGCGCCCGGGCCGCGCGCACGGTGTCGTTGTGGAAGCGCCGGGCCATCGGTACCCGGCGTACCGCCTCGGTCAGCTCGCGGGCCGCCGACTCGCCCCCGGGTGCCTCGCGCACCACTTCCACCTGCTGGGTCTCGGCGAACACGGCCCGCAGCGCCTGGCTCAGCTCGCTCTCGGCGACCTCCCGTTGCTCCTCCTCGGCCTGGCGGGCGGCGTGCGCGGCCTCGTACAGGACGATCGACGCCGCCGGGTCGAGCACTCCGGAGGTGGCCAGTTCCTGGGCCACCGAGGCGCGGCGCAGCAACTGGGCGTCGAGTGCGGCGCGCGCCGCGTCGATCCGCGCGTGCAGCCGGTCGAGGCGGCCCGCGGTCCAGCTCAGGTAGAGACCGATCGCGCACAGGGCTACCGCGATCCAGATGAGTGTCGAAGTCACGGGGCGCAGGCTACCCGTGCGCCGCGGCACGTCCCGACCGGCCCGGAGCCCGGGGACGGGCGGGGGTGCGCGGCATGCGCGGGGCGCTGGACGAAGGGTGCCGTGGGCGGTCGACGGGGAGGTGCGCGTGCGGCGGTCGACGGGGAGGTGCGGCGTGCGGCGGTCGACGGGGAGGTGCGGCGTGCGCACGGTCCTGCTGGGCCCCGGCTACGCCCACGGCCACGACCACGGCGACCTGATGTGCGGCGCCCGCGTAGGGGCCGCGCGCAGGCCCCTCGGTGCCGGCGTCCGACGTCATGGGAAGACGCGGGGCCCGGGGCCGTCGGCCGAGGTCCACCCGAGCGAGCCCCAGGTCCCGGGCCAGCCCCGAACCAGTCGGAGGCGGCCCCCAGCCAGTCCGAGGCACCCCCCAGCCGGCCCCCGAGCCACCCCCGGGCCGGCCCCGAACCAGTCCGAGCCGGTACCCAGATCAGCCCCAGGCAGGCCCGCATCAGCCCCGGGCCGGCCCCCGCGTCAGCCCCGAGCCCGTCCGGGTCAGTCCCGTGCCAACCCCAGCCGCGCCCGCAGCCACGGTGTCCTGTCGTCGTCCGCGGCGACCGCCGCCGCCCCGGCCGTCACGGTCTCGTACACGGACAGGATGTCCGCGCCGACCGTCGACCAGTCGAAACGCCGCACGTGGGCGCTCCCCCGCGCGCGCAGCTCGGCCCGTCGCTCCGGGTCGCCCAGGAGTCGTACGGCGGCCCGGGCGAGCGCGTCGGCGTCCTCGTTGGCGAACAGCGCGCCCGCCGCGCCCTGGTCCAGTACCTGGGCGAAGGCGTCCAGGTCCGAGGCCAGCACGGGGGCGCCCGCCGACATCGCCTCGACCAGGATGATCCCGAAGCTCTCGCCCCCGGTGTTGGGGGCGACGTACAGGTCGACGCTGCGCAGGAAACGCGCCTTGTCCTCGTCGCTGACCATGCCGAGGAACTCCACGCGGGGGCGGAGCTCGGCGGGCAGCGACTCGACCGCCTCCTTCTCGTCCCCGCGTCCGGCGACCAGCAGCCGGGCTTCCGGACACTCGGCGAGGATCTTCGGCAGGGCCTTCATCAGCACCGGCAGGCCCTTGCGGGGCTCGTCGATGCGGCCCACGAAGCCGATGGTGCCGCCCTGCCACTCGGGCTTCGGCTCGGCCCGGGCGAAGAAGTCGACGTCGACACCGTTCGGGATCACCACCGCGTCCCCGCCGAGGTGCTCGACCAGCGTCCGGCGGGCGTACTCGCTCACGGCGATCCGGGCGCTGATCTTCTCCAGGGCGGCCTGGAGGATCGAGTACGCGGCGATCATGGCCCGGGAGCGCGGGTTGGAGGTGTGGAAGGTGGCCACGATCGGGCCCTGCGCGGCCCAGCAGGCCAGCAGGCCGAGGGACGGCGAGGCCGGTTCGTGGATGTGGATGACGTCGAACTCGCCGTCGTGCAGCCAGCGTCGCACCCGGGCCGCCGACAGGAAACCGAAGTTCAGCCGGGCCACCGAGCCGTTGTACGGCACCGGCACCGCGCGGCCGGCCGAGACGACGTACGGCGGCAGCGGGGTGTCGTCGTCGGCGGGGGCGAGGACGGACACCTCGTGGCCGAGGCGGAGGAAGTACTCGGCGAGGTCGCGGATGTGGAACTGGACGCCGCCCGGCACGTCCCAGGAGTACGGGCAGACGATGCCGATCCTCACGGGGTTCCCTTCCCGGGATCCGAGGGACGGGCCGAGGCGCCGGCGGAAGGCCCGGCGACAGGCCCGGCCGAGGGACCGCCGGTGGAACCGGCCGCAGGACCGCCCGCAGGACCGGCCGAGGGGTCCTTCCCGGAATCCGTCCCGGGGTCGAGATCAGCGAGCCACAAACGCTGCAGCATGTGCCAGTCCTCCGGGTGTTCGGCGATCCCTGCGGCGAAGGCGTCGGCCAGGGCCTGTGCCATCACAGACGTCTTCTCGGCCCGCGTACCTGTCCCGGGCACCTCGACCGGGGGATGCACCTGGCCCCGCATGATCCGCGGGCCGTCGTACCAGAGTGTCACCGGCAGCAGCAGCGCGCCGGTCTGCTGGGCGAGCAGGGCCGGGCCGGCCGGGATCCGGGTGGTCTCGCCGAAGAACGTGACCTCGACGCCGGAGCTCGACAGATCGCGTTCGGCGACCAGGCAGACCAGGCCGCCCTCACGCAGCCGCCGGGCCAGGGTGCCGAAGGCGGTGCCGCCGCTGTGCGGGAGCACCTCCATGCCGAGGCCCTCGCGGTAGGCCACGAAACGGTCGTACAGCGTCTCCGGCCGGAGGCGTTCGGCGACCGTCGTGAAGGGGATCTTCAGCTGGGTGGTGACCCAGGCTCCGGCGAGGTCCCAGTTGGCCATGTGCGGCAGCGCGAGGACGACGCCCCGGCCGGTCGCGAGGGCGTCGGTGAGGTGGTGCAGGTCCTTCGGCTCGAAGCCGGTCCGGATCCGCTCGGCGCTCCAGGCGGGCAGCCGGAACGACTCCATCCAGTAGCGCAGGTACGAACGCATGCCCGCGCGGGACAGTTCGGCGAGGCGCTCGGGGCTCGCGTCGGGCACCACGCGCGCGTAGTTGCTCTCCAGCCGCCGCACGCCCTTGCCGCGCTGCTTCCAGGTGAGGTCGGCGATGCTCCGGCCGAGGCGTACGGCGACCGGCTCGGGCAGCTTCTTGACCCCGCCCCAGCCGAGGCCGTACAGCGCGTCGGTGACCCGGTCCTGGGCGCTCACTTCGCCGCCTCACTCCCCCGGGTCCGAGGGGTCTCCTGGGTCTCCTGCTGCTCCTGAGCGGCCGCGGCCTCCGCCTCGGCGGACTCGCGGCGGACCGTGACGACCCGCTGGATCAGCGTGATCAGGCTGCCGACGGCCACGATCCACAGGGCGATCGGCAGCAGGTACTGGATCCCGGGCACGCCGAAGGTGTGCAGGCCCGAGAGCCCGGCCAGGACCAGGGCGATCACCAGGCGCTCGGCCCGCTCGACGAGCCCGTTCACGGCGACCGGCAGACCGATCGACTCGCCGCGGGCCTTGGTGTACGACACCACCTGCCCGCTCGCCAGACAGAAGATCGAGACCGCGCACAGGACGTTGTCGTCGCCGTTCCCGGCGTACCAGAGGGCGAAGCCGCCGAAGATCGCGCCGTCGGCGACCCGGTCGAGCGTGGAGTCCAGGAAGGCGCCCCAGCGGCTGGAGCGGCCGAGCTGGCGCGCCATGTTTCCGTCGATGAGGTCGGAGAACACGAAGAGCGTGATCACGACCGTGCCCCAGAAGAACACGCCCCTGGGGTAGAAGACCAGCGCCCCCGCGACCACACCGGCGGTGCCGATGAGCGTGACCGCGTCGGGGCTGACGCCCCGGCGGATGAGAAACGCGGCGAACGGTGTGAGGACACGCGTGAAGAATGCACGCGCGTACTTGTTCAGCATGGCCTTCCCGAGGGTCGGTGTGGCCGAGCGGCCCCTGCTGGCCACCGGCTGGCCCATCGTAGCCACGCGGGCGCGTGGGCGACGGACGGGCACCACCGGCCCGGGTCACGGGCGGGCGGCATCCAGGTCACGGCACGGTCGCGTCGCCCGCGCCGAGCGCTCCGGGACGGACGGCCCGGGGCCGAGCGCTCCGGCCTCCCCGCCCCGTCCACCGGAGCCGAGGCCTCCCGGCCACCGCCGCGCCCACCGAAGCCGGGCGCGCCCCGGCGCCGTCACGTCCGCCGTATGGACGCACCGTGGCGGGAGTGGAAAGCTCGAAGGACACCGCGGGCGTCGCCGGAGCCGCCACCGCTGGGGGTGCCCCCGGACGGAGTCCGGGAGAGGGTCCCGCGTGTCCGCGCCCACAGTGACCTCACCGTGCACGGGAGGCAAGGCCATGGGTGACAAGGCGAACGCACACCCCGGAGCCGCCGGCAGGGCAACAGCGGCCGACCACCCCGCGTCCGTACGGAATGTGGTGCTGGTCGGCCACTGCGGATCGGGCAAGACGACATTGGTGGAGGCTCTCGCGCTCACCGCGGGGGCCGTGAAACGGGCGGGCCGTGTGGAGGACGGCGGCACCGTCTCCGACTACGACGAGATCGAGCACCGGCAGCAGCGCTCGGTGCAGCTCTCCCTGGTGCCCGTCGAATGGGACGGGTACAAGATCAATATTCTCGACACCCCCGGATACGCCGACTTCGTCGGGGAGCTCAGGGCCGGTCTGCGAGCGGCGGACGCGGCCCTCTTCGTCGTCTCCGCGTCGGACGGGGTGGACGGCTCGACCCGCATGGTGTGGGAGGAGTGCGCCGCCGTCGGCATGCCGCGGGCGATCGTGGTGACGCACCTGGAGGCCGCCCGGGCGGACTTCGAGGAGATGACGCGGAACTGCGCGGAGGCCTTCGGCGGCGACGACCCCGACGCCGTCCTGCCGCTGTACCTGCCGCTGCGCGGCCCGCAGGCGCCGGACGGGCACGCGCCCGTGACCGGGCTGATCGGGCTGCTGTCGCAGAAGCTGTTCGACTACTCGACCGGGGAGCGCAAGGAGTCCGAGCCGGGCGAGGAGCAGCTGCCGCTGATCGAGGAGGCCCGCAACCGGCTGATCGAGGGGATCATCGCGGAGAGCGAGGACGAGACCCTCATGGACCGCTACCTCGGCGGTGAGCCGATCGACGTCAAGACGCTGATCGAGGACCTCGAACGGGCCGTCGCGCGCGGGGTGTTCTTCCCCGTCCTGGCCGCCGCTCCCGCCGCCGAGGGCGCCCGCACGGGCCTCGGCACGGTCGAGCTCCTGGAGCTGATCACCGGCGGCTTCCCGACACCGCTGGAGCGCCGGGCGCCCCGGGTGACCACCGTGGACGGCGCACCGCGCGAGCTGAAGCCGTGCGACAAGGACGGGCCGCTGGTCGCGGAGGTCGTCAAGACGTCGTCCGACCCGTACGTCGGCCGTGTCTCCCTGGTCCGGGTCTTCTCGGGCACGCTGCGCCCCGACGAGACGGTCCACGTCTCCGGGCACGGACTGGCCGACCGGGGCCACGAGGACCATGACGTCGACGAGCGGATCGGCGCCCTGTCCGCGCCGTTCGGCAAGCAGCAGCGGCCCCTCGCCCACTGCATCGCCGGCGATCTCGCGTGCGTGGCGAAGCTGAGCCGCGCGGAGACCGGGGACACGCTCTCGGCCAAGGACGACCCGCTGCTGATGGAGCCGTGGGAGATGCCGGACCCGCTGCTGCCGCTGGCCATCCAGGCGCACAGCAAGGCGGACGAGGACAAGCTCTCCCAGGGCCTGTCCCGGCTGGTCGCCGAGGACCCGACCATGCGGCTGGAGCAGAACCAGGACACCCACCAGGTCGTCCTGTGGTGCCTGGGCGAGGCGCACGCCGACGTCGCGCTGGAACGGCTGCGCAACCGGTACGGCGTCCAAGTCGACGTCGTACCGCACAGGGTCTCCCTGCGGGAGACGTTCGCCGCCAAGTCGGCGGGCCGCGGCCGCCATGTGAAGCAGTCCGGCGGGCACGGCCAGTACGCGATCTGCGAGATCGAGGTGGAGCCGCTGCCGGGCGGCTCGGGCATCGAGTTCGTGGACAAGGTCGTCGGCGGGGCGGTGCCGCGCCAGTTCATCCCCTCCGTCGAGAAGGGCGTGCGCAACCAGGCGGCCAAGGGCGTCGCGGCCGGCCATCCCCTGATCGACGTCCGGGTCACCCTGCTGGACGGCAAGGCGCACTCCGTGGACTCCTCCGACGCCGCCTTCCAGACGGCCGGCGCGCTGGCCCTGCGGGAGGCGGCGGCCGAGGCGAGGATCCACCTGCTGGAACCGGTCGCCGAGGTGAGCGTCCTGGTCGGCGACGAGTACGTGGGCGCCGTCATGAGCGACCTGTCCGGGCGGCGCGGCCGGGTGCTCGGCACGGAACAGATCAGTGGCGGACGGACATCGGTACGGGCCGAGGTGCCCGAGATCGAGATCGACCGGTACGCCGTCGACCTGCGCTCCCTGTCCCACGGCACGGCGCGCTTCAGCCGGACCTACGCGCGGCACGAGCCGATGCCCCCGCAGGTCGCCGAGAAGGTCCGGGAAAAGGCGGGCAGTGTCTCGTAGTCGACGCCGGGCGCCGCCCCGAGGGGCGGGCCCGGAGAGTTCCCCTCCGCGTCGGCGGGCGGCTCCGGCCGTCCGCCGACGGATGTGGGGGCGTCCGGGACCCGTGTCGCTGCCTGCGGATACGCTGATGACCTGATCAACAGGTGTGCGGAGCACGGAAGTCGGGAAGGCCGCAGGAGCAAGACTGTGGCGATCGGGGG carries:
- a CDS encoding elongation factor G-like protein EF-G2, coding for MGDKANAHPGAAGRATAADHPASVRNVVLVGHCGSGKTTLVEALALTAGAVKRAGRVEDGGTVSDYDEIEHRQQRSVQLSLVPVEWDGYKINILDTPGYADFVGELRAGLRAADAALFVVSASDGVDGSTRMVWEECAAVGMPRAIVVTHLEAARADFEEMTRNCAEAFGGDDPDAVLPLYLPLRGPQAPDGHAPVTGLIGLLSQKLFDYSTGERKESEPGEEQLPLIEEARNRLIEGIIAESEDETLMDRYLGGEPIDVKTLIEDLERAVARGVFFPVLAAAPAAEGARTGLGTVELLELITGGFPTPLERRAPRVTTVDGAPRELKPCDKDGPLVAEVVKTSSDPYVGRVSLVRVFSGTLRPDETVHVSGHGLADRGHEDHDVDERIGALSAPFGKQQRPLAHCIAGDLACVAKLSRAETGDTLSAKDDPLLMEPWEMPDPLLPLAIQAHSKADEDKLSQGLSRLVAEDPTMRLEQNQDTHQVVLWCLGEAHADVALERLRNRYGVQVDVVPHRVSLRETFAAKSAGRGRHVKQSGGHGQYAICEIEVEPLPGGSGIEFVDKVVGGAVPRQFIPSVEKGVRNQAAKGVAAGHPLIDVRVTLLDGKAHSVDSSDAAFQTAGALALREAAAEARIHLLEPVAEVSVLVGDEYVGAVMSDLSGRRGRVLGTEQISGGRTSVRAEVPEIEIDRYAVDLRSLSHGTARFSRTYARHEPMPPQVAEKVREKAGSVS
- a CDS encoding phosphatidylinositol mannoside acyltransferase, giving the protein MSAQDRVTDALYGLGWGGVKKLPEPVAVRLGRSIADLTWKQRGKGVRRLESNYARVVPDASPERLAELSRAGMRSYLRYWMESFRLPAWSAERIRTGFEPKDLHHLTDALATGRGVVLALPHMANWDLAGAWVTTQLKIPFTTVAERLRPETLYDRFVAYREGLGMEVLPHSGGTAFGTLARRLREGGLVCLVAERDLSSSGVEVTFFGETTRIPAGPALLAQQTGALLLPVTLWYDGPRIMRGQVHPPVEVPGTGTRAEKTSVMAQALADAFAAGIAEHPEDWHMLQRLWLADLDPGTDSGKDPSAGPAGGPAAGSTGGPSAGPVAGPSAGASARPSDPGKGTP
- a CDS encoding glycosyltransferase family 4 protein; this encodes MRIGIVCPYSWDVPGGVQFHIRDLAEYFLRLGHEVSVLAPADDDTPLPPYVVSAGRAVPVPYNGSVARLNFGFLSAARVRRWLHDGEFDVIHIHEPASPSLGLLACWAAQGPIVATFHTSNPRSRAMIAAYSILQAALEKISARIAVSEYARRTLVEHLGGDAVVIPNGVDVDFFARAEPKPEWQGGTIGFVGRIDEPRKGLPVLMKALPKILAECPEARLLVAGRGDEKEAVESLPAELRPRVEFLGMVSDEDKARFLRSVDLYVAPNTGGESFGIILVEAMSAGAPVLASDLDAFAQVLDQGAAGALFANEDADALARAAVRLLGDPERRAELRARGSAHVRRFDWSTVGADILSVYETVTAGAAAVAADDDRTPWLRARLGLARD
- the pgsA gene encoding phosphatidylinositol phosphate synthase; amino-acid sequence: MGQPVASRGRSATPTLGKAMLNKYARAFFTRVLTPFAAFLIRRGVSPDAVTLIGTAGVVAGALVFYPRGVFFWGTVVITLFVFSDLIDGNMARQLGRSSRWGAFLDSTLDRVADGAIFGGFALWYAGNGDDNVLCAVSIFCLASGQVVSYTKARGESIGLPVAVNGLVERAERLVIALVLAGLSGLHTFGVPGIQYLLPIALWIVAVGSLITLIQRVVTVRRESAEAEAAAAQEQQETQETPRTRGSEAAK
- the pdxS gene encoding pyridoxal 5'-phosphate synthase lyase subunit PdxS → MSSTLSDNQAPETGTARVKRGMAEQLKGGVIMDVVNAEQAKIAEDAGAVAVMALERVPADIRKDGGVARMSDPTMIEEIIEAVSIPVMAKSRIGHFVEAQVLQSLGVDYIDESEVLTPADEVNHSDKWAFTTPFVCGATNLGEALRRIAEGAAMIRSKGEAGTGNVVEAVRHLRQIKNEIARLRGYDNNELYAAAKELRAPYEIVKEVAELGKLPVVLFSAGGVATPADAALMRQLGAEGVFVGSGIFKSGDPAKRAAAIVKATTFYDDPKIIADASRNLGEAMVGINCDTLPESERYANRGW